Genomic DNA from Flavobacterium sp. N502540:
CAGATTTTTTATCTTTACTACTTTTTACAAATGCGATTACACACCCATCACTTTCAACAAACATGTAATTATCGACAAAGAAAGCATCCTGAAAATATTTGTCTAATTCAGAATTCTTGTCATACACTTTCTTATTCCGAATACATTCAATTTTATTTGGCAAGATGATCTTGAAATCATCTTTCAAAATCTTCTGATATGCTCGAAGTAAATATTTATGTTCAAAAAAAGATTCCGATAAAACTTTACTTCTGTACACTTCATCAGAATATTTATTTGAAATAAATACAGAATCCCCAGAAATATCAATGATTAAAGACTTAAACTTTTCAACATCGCAAACATACTCGTCTTTTAATAATGGTACAGCTTTATAAAAAATCCAATTATTTCTATTTTTTACTTTAGCTGAAATATCAGTAATCTCCGTTTTCTTTTCTTTATTTATTACATGATTTTGGTGTTCCTCTTTTTTACATGAAAAAAGAGATAATAAAACTAAAAAAACTGTAACTCTAAAATAAAAAAACTTAGTGATTTGAATCATATACATTATATTTAAACATTTTAATTTCGGCCTTTCTCCTAACAACTAATCCTTCTAGTCCTCCATTTGTTACATCACCCATTTCGTCAGCTCCCCCCTCATAGTCTTTTAAATTAATTTTTTTCTTTATCTTCGTTACTCCGTCATTAAGACCTCCTACATTTAAAAAATTCTGACCTGTATTATATAAGAGACTAACTAATGCATCGAATTCATTTTGATACAAATATACATGAATATCTCTTTTTACAGCGTTCTCGAACTGTATTACCCTTTGCTCGAATAATTCTGTTGCTCTTTTTATATCAATACCGTCCTTGAACTCCTGAGGTTCAGAGCCATTACACGGAAATTTATGAACTAAATGACCATATCCAATTGAACAATTGCGTTCTTTTGCATCATCATTATAAAGATGTGGACTAAACTGTTCCCAGTCTTTTATGAATTTTTTTCCTTTTTCACTTAACCTCATTTTTTGTATATCCATTCTATTGCCTTGCGGTCCTTTCTTTTGCTTACCATTAAATGCATTTTTATATCCTTCCATTAAGATATCAACCGAATCAATTAAATCCTTTCTACGTTTGAAAGGAGATCCATTTAATGTATTTGTAAGTGGGCTATCTAAGTTTTCCCCATTTTCCGTCGAAAAAATTTCAAAATGCAACATATAAATATCTTGTCCAGTGATTACTGTAACTCCTACGAGCTTTCCTGTTTGCCCAATAGTATCTCCCTGTTTAACAATATCATTTTTCTTTACTTTTATACTTTTAGGATTTAATTCACCATACCTTGCGATAAACTTTCTGCCATCTTTTAATTTGTGTAAAACTGTGACCTGATTTGTTTGCGAATAAAAATAAGCCGTTTCTAAAACTTTCCCATCAGCAATAGCAATCACTTCTGCATTTTTCTCAGTGTACAAATCTCTCCCTCCATGTTTTCTTGCTCCATAATCTCTATAAGAATCAAAGGTTGCTTGATTATGTCCATCAGCCGCAGTCCAATTATAGTTTTTACCCCATTTTGAGCCAGTATTATTTGTAGGCTTTTCTAATAATGGAAAAATAATTTCTTTCTTTTTCATACTCTCACCCACAACCATATTCAATCCTTTATAACCTAAATGCAAAGTAGAATGTCCCTCGATACCAACATAGTAGCTCAATTTTTCGCCGACTTTTGTTCCTTTAAGACGGGTTATTTTAAAAGTCGCAGATGCATTGCCTTCTGAATCTATTTTTACTTTACTTCTAAAATTTGGTTTTTCCCTGGCTTTATGAGATGTTAGTACAATCTCTTTACCGATCATGTTTTGCGTTTTTGCGACAATGGTTACATATTCACCGCTATAACTAAGAGGAATTTCATCCTGTGCCGTTACTCTTTTTCCATCATATTGAAAATAAGCATCTTTTATTTTTGCACCCGTTGCAATCTTTAAAACCGCAGTGGTGTTAACATCGGTATTTCTCTTAAATGCGTATAGTTTATCATTTTGTATTCCCATTAACTTGAAACTAATTTTGGCTGTTTTACCCTCCTGAACCCCAAAACGTTTCTGAAAAATATCATCAAAAGTTATAATCTTATTTATTTCACCACTTTCATTCGTTGTCGTTTCATTATAATAAGAAGCCTCTTTACTGCCGTTTAAGTAAAAACTAATTCTTACTTTCTGATTTTCATAGCCCGGAATCTTCGCTTTTACATGGTTTACTTCTCCCGAAAAACCGGAAGTTTCTTTTTTGTCACCATTACTATAAGCCCAATACGCCTCAGTTACTTGCGGACGCTGTACTTCCATTTTGAAAGTAGCTTTAGCATCGACACCTTTTGCTGCGTCCATAAAGGCTTCTACTGTGTAGTGCCCTTCTTTATCGGGTACAGATATCCCAAAAGATTCCCATTTATGAAGGTGCTTTCTTTTTGGAGCGCCTTTTTCAGTATACCAGATATCTCCTGCCGTCAAATACGGATTATTTTTAGAATCATAAACGATCCATTTTACATCCTGTTTTTCTTTATCTGTAGGAGGTATTTTAAAAGTTTTTGCTTCTAAAGTAAAAGTCTTGTTTGAACCACCCAATAAAAAGACATTTTTGTTTGATTCTCCTTTAATAGGACCAATACTGGTCACTTCATTTTTAATTGCTGAAACTTCAAACTCCTGCGTCAATGCATATTGATCCTTACTGATTATTTTAATCTTATAAGTTCCCAAATCAGGCATCAATACACTAATGTTTCCTGTTGAATCCAGTTCTTTTTCGTCTGAAATTGTGGTTCCTTTATTATTAATTTTGGTCTCTATTTGATAGTAAAGTTTTAATGGATTTAGTGATTTTACTTTCGGGTATTTTAAAGCTGTTTTAAATATAAACTCTTTCGCTGAAGGTCTTACCGATCTTCCTTTAACTGTGGAAGGAGGTAAAATTACAAGCTCCTGAGCCACTATTTTTACTTCTACAAAAGCGAATGACTTTTTACTTTTTTTATTGTTGGCTCCGTACTCATCTCCATAGGCTTCAATTTTATAAGTGCCTGCTGTATCAAAATTATAACTAAAGGATATCCCTTCATCTTCAAAAATAGTTTCTTCGTCTTTTTTGCCTTTTCTCCCCTTGTAAACAATCCAGTTAATACCTTCGTTTTTATATCCATTTTGAACGATCAGGGTTTCGTCAAGGAAAAACTCCAAACTTTCTCCTACGATAAAGGAAGAAGCAGTTGTATTTTTTATTTTGACCGCTCCTCTTTTTACTGCATTTCCCTGAACATCTTCATAACTTATTTCTTTTAAGAATGCATAGACAGCTTCTCTTCCAATCTTACCATAAAGTCTATCTGCACTTAAATTAGGATAAATTTTGGTTTTAGTGGTTATACTAATTGTACCAGGTAAGTCATCCAGTCCCTCTACTTGTCTTAGCAATAAAAACAGTTCATTATATTGTTCGAAAAGATTAGCAACATTGGTGGTGTCTTTCTGTAATTCTTGTTGAATTATTTTCCAGCGTTTTTTACTTCCTTCGGAAATTTCCCCAAACAATATATTGGCATCAATTGCTTTAATCATTTTTTCGCGAACGATTTCCCAATTAAAATTTGGGGTCGCTGTTACTAAATTTGACCGTTTTAGAGCGGTGTACATTTCTGTAAATAATTCATGATTTGGTTTACCGTCAAAATCCTGAACAGACACTCCTTTATTTTCATCAAAAGCCTTAGAAATTTTAGTCCAATATTCTACTGCTGTTCTATCATTTGCAGCATTAGCCTGCTCTATTTTTTTTCTGATTGCTTCTTTAACAGCTTCCAGAGTGGGTTCACCATTTGTTTGTAGTTTTTCCGGTATCGTCAGCATTTGCTGCGCCTCAACACCAGAATAAATCTGACTTGTTAAACCTTTACTTAAATTTAAAGTATCATCTTCAACTCCGAATATCGGAGAAGTAGTGTTAGCTGATAGGACAGCACTCATCATTGTGCTGTTGATAGTATCAGCAACGTCTTCTCCGATTGAAGTATTAACATTTGTTGTTCCAAAAGGAATAGTTCCAGCCCCTCCTTTTACATTATCAAAAGTATGTCTCGCTTCTCCGAAAACCGAAGGAGTATTGTTTACCGATAATGCTGTGTTATTTGCTGTTTTAGCAATTGTATCGTTCACGCCTCCTTCGGCTGAGAAATTAGAGTTGTTGACAAAAGGATTTTGGCTCTTCTGCTCCTGCCATAATTGTTCTATATCCTTTTGCTGACTCATTTCTTTTGAAATTTTTGCCAGCTCTTTTATCATGACATCGGTTAAATGTTCAGCACTATTTATATCAGCACTATTTTGTATTAAAATATCGAAATTGTGAATTACGTTTTTACTCATCGGTAGCTATTTTTCAGAGTGTAAAAGTAGTCTCCTAGTTTATCATTTTAAAACTTCAGGACGTTTGTATTCAGTAGTTTCAGTAAGTTTCCATTCTACTGAAACTACTGAATAGAGAAGGTTATTTTTTCTTCTTTTAGAATCCTTCTGTTTTACTTTTACACCCTCAAAAAAAATGAAACAATCCTATTTTCTATAGGTATTTGAAATTTTAAAATTTACTACTCACTCCTATTTAACATCATTAAAAACATGGAAAAAAGACCTAAAATACCGGATAAGAAAAACTTGAAAAACTTCTTAAATCAGTCTTACTTACATCATTAAAAAAGAAAACAAACATGGCTATACAAGCGTTAAATACGATTAAAAACTGGTTCAAAACCGGATTAAAACCAACACAAACACAATTCTGGGATACCTGGGATTCCTTCCGACACAAATACGAAAAAGTTCCTGTAAAAGATGTCGAAGGGATTGACGAATTGCTTTCTGCTAAGGCAGATAAAAGCGTTTTAAATGATCATTTAGCAGATAAAAATGCACATGCCCCACAAGGATTAAAATCAGTGCTGGATACCAATCCTATTGCTGCCTATCCTACTGATTCTCATGGCTACAGTAATGCAACTATAATGGGAAACTACGGCAACTATAAGTATAATAATATAACGGTAGGAAGTGAATTTGACAGCACCTCCTTATTTCAGTTAACAAACCAAATATCACTTGGCTGCAGAGTTTTAGGAACCGGAGAAGAAGGTAACATATCCATTTTCAGAGGTGATATTTCATTAAACAAATATAAAAATGGAAAAAGTACCATAATAAAAATAGCAGACCCGGTATCCAGTAATGTATTTGAATTTCCTGCAAAATTAGAACGATTTAATAATAATACTTATACAATCGCCACCACAGATGATTTTAAAACTATTAATGGAGAATCTATCGTTGGTGAAGGAAATATTTCCATAAATGGAGGAATCGAAGAAGCTCCTATCAACGGAAATCAATATGGCAGGCAAAATGGTGAATGGAAGCAAATTACGGAGGCGTCGACTCCCAATTTACAAGACGTTCTGGCGCAAGGCAAAGTTGCAATACTTAATGGCATTGCTATGCAAATTGAGGATATGGATACAAATAACCTAACTACAATTTCCGGATCCACAATTACTATGACTGATCCATCAAATAACAATAACTTCACGTTATATAATGCAAACGGTTTTCAAACAGTAGGTAAAGCTACTAATAGTAATTTTTCATCTGCAAAAAACGGATTCTTTTATTTCAATGGTGCCTCTGTACACAATAGGCTTGTTTTTGCTGAACCAGGTGAATCAAATTCTACAATTATACTTCCTGCCAAATCAGGAACTATAGCCACTACAGATGAAATAGGATCTCCAGTTTCGGCTACACAAATTGGAATAGTTGATAACATAGCGCTACAAGAACTTGGTGGAGTTGATAAAACAATAAGCGGTGTTCGCATTGGTAAAGGTATTGGGGCCGGAGCAGAGAATATTGTACTTGGTAGTGCTCTTACCGGCAGTTCATTTACGACAGGTGATTACAACACTGCTATTGGATACGATTCGATGATAGCTAATACAACAGGAGAAAACAATTCAGCACTTGGAGAATGGGCCCTACGCAGTAATACAACGGGAAACAGTAATACAGCGATTGGAGTAAATGCACTGAATGCAAATACATCGGGAAATAATAACACAGCCATTGGTCTAAATGCATTAAATGCAAATGCAACTGCTGATTTCAATACCGCACTGGGAGTAAGTGCTTTATCAAAAAATATTGATGGTCATCAGAATGTGGCTATTGGTGCCAGTTCACTGCGTAATAATGTATCAGGAAACAATAACGTAGCCATTGGCACAAGTGCTATGTTTAATACCGTTGGAAATTTAAATTCTAATGTATATGGCGCCTTATGTGTTGCAGTTGGTGCTGGTGCAATGTATTCGAATACGACGGGGAATGCTGTGGCTCTGGGAGCAAACACTTTATTTAATCAAACAACCGGAACGTACAATATTGGAATAGGTGATCAGGCCGGAAGTGGTATAACGACCGGAAGTGGTAATACCATAATTGCTGGTACAGGATTTATATTGCGCGGTGGCGGTATCACAACAGGTTCAAATAATATGATTCTTGCACCAAACAGTGGTAATACTACCGGTATAACGACAGGAAATGGCAATGTGGTTTTAGGAAAAGTAACAGGTCTTTTAGCTAACGCCTCAAATACAATCACTATATCTGATGGAGTTGGAAACATTGCTTTAACCAAAGACACTACTGGTGAGATTAAAGCACCAAATTTGACTAAGACCTTAATAGTTTCAGGAGGTGCAAAAAGTTTGATTAATAAAGAATATTTAGAGCTTACAACATCTGTTGAAAATGCAACTACAGCTGCTTTAACGGCTACAAATCTAAACACAACTTATCCAAATGCGATGGCTGGTTTTCGAGTTGTATGTACTGCTATTTCTGGTGGAGGGTTGATTTATGAAAAAACAGCGACCAGATGGATTCAATACTCAGTTACAACAGTTGCACCTTAAAAATAATATTATAAAATTCTATGAATAAATCAAAAATCGCAGTAATTGCAAGCCTATTAATCGTTTTAACAAGTTTCATTGATACTAAATTTGACCTTTTACAAGATGCCGGATTGACAGAAATAGTTATTAATAGAATCAAACTGATTGGGTTAGTTTTATCAGCTTCATTGCCAAGTATTTCAAACTTGTTTTCAAATAAAAAATAAAAAAATATAGTCCCCTCAAAACAACGTTTTCTGCTGAAACTCCCGAAAAAAGAAGGTATATTTCCTTCTTTCCATCCATCTAAATTATTCTCTGATTCCGGTATATTCAATACAATGAGAGATTACTTTTCTACACATCTGCAATCTAATTTCATTATCAATTCAAACCAACATGGCAACAAATATCAATACCATTCTAAGCTGGTTCAAAACCGGCAAAAAACCAACTCAAAAACAATTTTCGGATTCCTGGCTAAGCTTTTGGCATAAGGATGAAGAGATTCCACAAAATAATATAACCAATCTGGTTAATGTATTAAACACTAAAGTTGAGAAAGATCAGTTTGAAGATCATAAAACTAGTAAAACAGCTCATGAAACTTTATTTGCGTCAAAAGAAAATATTACTAATAAAAGTCTGGCACTTTCCTCATTATCAACCAATAATGATTATCCGTCTTCAAAAGCAGTTTATGACTTTGTAAATAATCTTATAAAAAGTGAAAATAATGTAAATACCGAAAAAATATTAAATCTGGTAGAATCCAATTCGTTGATTCCGGGCAATTATTATTTGATCAATGATTTTCAAACCATTTACACCATTAACGGATCGGACTCTTCTCCAACGCTATTTAAAAGACAAATAAGTTCTTTTCCCGCAAAGTATGCTGCTCTAAATGTAGGCTATGATTTAAATTTAATTGTGGGTAAAAACGTTGTCATAACAAAACTTCCCAATGACTACACTGGGCCATTACTTGTTGGTTCAACAACAACCGTAAGTCTTGTCGCCTCTCAGGGGTTTTATTTCCGTTTCGCCAATGGAATGCAATCCATCATAGGATTAGAATTTGAATATTCAATGCCCAGATATTCCAATGGAATTGCTGATAATTTAGTTGTAAATGATGCTAACGGAAAACCCGTAATACGTCCGGGAGGGGTATTAAATACCGAAGTACACAATGGTACCTCATACATGAATATGTCGGCAGAAGAAAATCTTAATGTTCCTTTAGAATCCATTATTTTAAAGGCGAAATCGACAAAAGAATTTGAATTAGAAGGAAAATCCGTAACCTATCCTGACGATAGTATTGAATATAAATTGCCTGTCGCGGGAAGTGTCGCTACTAAAGGAACGATCTTAAGGAGATACAATAGGGCTCTTGACATTGACTTAAAAATCGACTGGAGAGTACAGCGCTACCGCAGATGGAAAATTTCAGCTGATTCTATTTTAAAAACACTTAACCAGGATCAACCGGTAACTTCTCTAACAGGATTTGACGGTGTTTACCAATTTACAGCTACTAAATCAACGACAGCAACACCAGAAAGATTTTATGTAGCTCATGATTTAGATCATAAATCTTTAACAATCGATGCTGATACAAAGATTGTTGACTTTACAATGGAGGTCAGTTCTTATATGCATGCTAAAGATTTTACAATTTTTAAACTGGATCAAAATCATCAGCCAGTTAATGTCAAAACGATGAAAGTTTCCGGGCTATTTGAGAATACAGTAATTCAGAATAATTTAGGCGAACTTAATTTAGATACAAATATAGATGCTGAAACATTATCAAACACAACATTTGTATGCTCGACATTACTTACAGGAGCTTCTAGTCAAATTTATAATAGTTTATTCTTAGATACCTTCCATAGTAGTAAGACATCATTTGTAATTAATAATATAAAATCATTGTCGAATTTTGTAATTGAAGGATCGGCTTCTTCTCAAATCAGCAATTCTGTGATCGGTGTTAATCTTAACAATTACAGTAGTGGGAGTAAACCTTCTGTTAGATGGATTAGAATAGAGAATATACAAAGTTCATCCTTAAACAAGGTACTTCTGGGCGGAGCATTACCATTTTATAATTTTAATAACTCTACAATCGAAAATAGTACTTTGTATTTCTATAATAACTTACGTAATGAAACTTCACCTATATATACCAATTATAGTAAATTAATATTCAACAACTGTTTACTATTTTCAATGTCCATTTTCAACAGATCTAAACTAGGCAATACTATATTTAACGGAATCACAAGCAGTGTCAATTATATTCCCGCCTCTGCATCCAGAAGAGATGTTTATATCAATTCAGTAGATTTAGATGAAATGAAAATTCAGATGAATAAATTTAATCATAAATTATTCTATGAAGAGCGAGATGCATCGGATGTTTTAACCATTAAAACTTATGCCGCACCTTTATTGTAGGAAAAGGGGAAAACATTCTTAAATATATTCTTCATTGTTAAACTCAAATTTTATTTAACCAATAAGTTAAAGCCTAAAAGAGATCTCTTTACTCTTTTAGGCTTATCTCTTTTCTTTCCACTCCACTCTCAAAAGAAACATAAAAACAACTATACACCAAGGTTTTAGCCATAAATTCTTTCTACTGAAACTACTGAAAACAGCAACTATATTTTTCTTTTTTCAGCTCCTTATCTCTTATTTTTACATCTGCTAATAAACTCTATTAGCATTCTCAAGATCAATATAAAAACACCGCTTACTTATGGGAATATCCTAAAAGTAACTACCTCATCTATTGAGAATATCTTAAACCGTATTACCAACCTTTAAACATCAAATCAATCATGAATTCTACATCCAGAGATTTAGGAGAAATACCCTCGACACCCGATCTGAGTAATTTTAAAAATCCTTTGAAACAACAGTCCGAAGGCAGTATTATTATTGGAAATTTTAACATTACTCCTTTAAATCAGTCACAAACCACTGAAAGTCTTACGGAAATCCTGAAAAGAGAAAGTACAGACAGTTCTATTTAAAACATCGAAATTCTTAAAATCAAAAAAATGTTAGACGAAACAGCAATCGAAAAACTAAAAGAAAAATATGGTAACGTATTAAAACTTACCTCTGATGATCAATCTATAACAGCATATTGCAAAAAACCATCTCTCACAACATTTCTGAATTATCAAAAACGATACAATGATGATCCGCATGATGCAATTTTGTTTCTGTTCAAAGAATGTGCACTTGAAAAAGAAAATTATGATGACGAATTCATGCTTTCTGCAGGAAATTCCATCATCTCAATGATTCGCTCTGATAGTGAATTTAACATCAATGCAACACCTCAAAAAGACGAGTTCAAGAAATCGGCAGCACTTATACGTCAGGCTTTTCAGGTAGATCCTTATCAATTACCGATGGATGAATTTTATAAGCTAATTGAAGAAGCGCTCTGGTTGCAGAAACACAACGAAACAAGACTCGAAAACACCTTTATTACGGCTTTCGCTAAAACATTCTCCAACTAAAAAATAAAAAATAATGAAATTCAATTTTAATGTAAACGAAATCTTAGACTCAAAAGATACTGAATATACGGGTATTAACTATAACGAATCGGAATCGAAAGATTTTATTATCGATAAAACCGGAGGCGAATTTAACCTTAGAGTCTTTGCTCCCTTAATTTTTGAACCTCTGGTAAAGAATGATCTCAATCTGCCTGGTTTACGTATAGATGCTGTAACCGTTAATTTAAATCGCTCAAAAGTTATTAGAAAAGAAGGAATAGAGGGCAGAGATTCCACCATTAAAGAACATATTACAAATGGTGATTTTAGTATTTCGATTGAAGGACTAATTGCCAACGAAAGTGGAGATGAATACCCGAAAGAAAAACTCTTTCTGTTGAAACAATTTCTAAATGCTCCCTATGCCCTGAGAGTAACTCATGCCATTCTGAACCGATTTGGTATTTACGAACTGGTTATAGACTCCTACTCTATTCCTTCTATTTCCGGAACAAAAAACATTCAAAAATTCACGGCCAGCGCCACATCAGACGAAACTGTAGAACTAATAATCAGAGACAATGCTTAAACTAAATGCTAAAATTAAAGTTTATGAAACGGTGAGGCTTATCCCCAGTCCTAAATTTTATGAATTTACCTATGTCAAAAACGTAGAAATCAATAGCTCCTACAAATCGTTAACCGATACCGCCACGATTGTTATGCCTCAAAAAGTATATACCGATACCAAAGGCTTTGATCAGAACTTATTTGCAAATGCAAGCGGTGAACAAAAAACAATTCATGATTTTTTTAAAGTTGAAAATTTCATAGAAATATTTTTAGGATACGACGGAGATTACAAACCGGCTTTTAGGGGTTATATCACAGGAGTACAATCCGATACCAATGCTACTATAACCTGTGAAGACTTAATGTACGCCTTCAAAAAAATAAAAGCAGTAGATAATACCGATGCTCAGGACAAAAATGATACTTTGAATGTTGTAGCCACTAATCCAACCACCAATGTCGAGAACTTTAATCCAAAAACATTTCTTGAAAAAAGAATCAAACCGTTAAATCTTCCATTGAAGATAGATGCTCTTGACGAAAATTTAGGGAATCTAATGATTAACAGGGGGCAAACCCTGGCTCAAGTTTTCGAAATGCTAAAGGATAAGGGAATCTACACCTATTTTAAAATGGAAGAAGCCCGACCTGTACTTACAATCACCAATAACCCGCAAAAACATACAACCG
This window encodes:
- a CDS encoding DUF6046 domain-containing protein gives rise to the protein MKFNFNVNEILDSKDTEYTGINYNESESKDFIIDKTGGEFNLRVFAPLIFEPLVKNDLNLPGLRIDAVTVNLNRSKVIRKEGIEGRDSTIKEHITNGDFSISIEGLIANESGDEYPKEKLFLLKQFLNAPYALRVTHAILNRFGIYELVIDSYSIPSISGTKNIQKFTASATSDETVELIIRDNA
- a CDS encoding glycoside hydrolase family protein, yielding MSKNVIHNFDILIQNSADINSAEHLTDVMIKELAKISKEMSQQKDIEQLWQEQKSQNPFVNNSNFSAEGGVNDTIAKTANNTALSVNNTPSVFGEARHTFDNVKGGAGTIPFGTTNVNTSIGEDVADTINSTMMSAVLSANTTSPIFGVEDDTLNLSKGLTSQIYSGVEAQQMLTIPEKLQTNGEPTLEAVKEAIRKKIEQANAANDRTAVEYWTKISKAFDENKGVSVQDFDGKPNHELFTEMYTALKRSNLVTATPNFNWEIVREKMIKAIDANILFGEISEGSKKRWKIIQQELQKDTTNVANLFEQYNELFLLLRQVEGLDDLPGTISITTKTKIYPNLSADRLYGKIGREAVYAFLKEISYEDVQGNAVKRGAVKIKNTTASSFIVGESLEFFLDETLIVQNGYKNEGINWIVYKGRKGKKDEETIFEDEGISFSYNFDTAGTYKIEAYGDEYGANNKKSKKSFAFVEVKIVAQELVILPPSTVKGRSVRPSAKEFIFKTALKYPKVKSLNPLKLYYQIETKINNKGTTISDEKELDSTGNISVLMPDLGTYKIKIISKDQYALTQEFEVSAIKNEVTSIGPIKGESNKNVFLLGGSNKTFTLEAKTFKIPPTDKEKQDVKWIVYDSKNNPYLTAGDIWYTEKGAPKRKHLHKWESFGISVPDKEGHYTVEAFMDAAKGVDAKATFKMEVQRPQVTEAYWAYSNGDKKETSGFSGEVNHVKAKIPGYENQKVRISFYLNGSKEASYYNETTTNESGEINKIITFDDIFQKRFGVQEGKTAKISFKLMGIQNDKLYAFKRNTDVNTTAVLKIATGAKIKDAYFQYDGKRVTAQDEIPLSYSGEYVTIVAKTQNMIGKEIVLTSHKAREKPNFRSKVKIDSEGNASATFKITRLKGTKVGEKLSYYVGIEGHSTLHLGYKGLNMVVGESMKKKEIIFPLLEKPTNNTGSKWGKNYNWTAADGHNQATFDSYRDYGARKHGGRDLYTEKNAEVIAIADGKVLETAYFYSQTNQVTVLHKLKDGRKFIARYGELNPKSIKVKKNDIVKQGDTIGQTGKLVGVTVITGQDIYMLHFEIFSTENGENLDSPLTNTLNGSPFKRRKDLIDSVDILMEGYKNAFNGKQKKGPQGNRMDIQKMRLSEKGKKFIKDWEQFSPHLYNDDAKERNCSIGYGHLVHKFPCNGSEPQEFKDGIDIKRATELFEQRVIQFENAVKRDIHVYLYQNEFDALVSLLYNTGQNFLNVGGLNDGVTKIKKKINLKDYEGGADEMGDVTNGGLEGLVVRRKAEIKMFKYNVYDSNH